GGTAAATCAATTTGTCGACAAACGGTTACCGCTTCAACAATCTGGTCCTCTGATAAACCGAAAGCAAGTGTGCAGTGCGGCACCCACTGTCCAACAGTGTAATATTCCCGTTGTTCCTTTGCATGTTTTTTGAAGATTTCATGAAATGCTGTGTGTACATTCAGCAACTGCGCGGTGACTGTCGCTCCTAAGTAAACAACCCCTTCCGATGTAGAAAAGATGCCTATGTTGGGAAACAACAATCGAAATGGTGTAACACCTTCCGCAAAGATTGAAAGCTCCTGTGCGAGTGAATCTGTCTCAAGATGGTCGCAAACCCCAAGCGATACATGCGGACGGTAGCCACCTTTGGGCATAGAATCACTAATCCCTGCTTCATCAAGGGCTTTCCATGCATCGCGAATGCGTTTCTCGGTTGAGGGATCGAAATACAGTTCAGCAACAAACGGCATACTTCACCTCTTTAAAGTTTGTCAAACTCGTTTGGCGTTAATCCTGCTTGGCGCAAAATGCTTCGCAGCAGACCAACCGAAATTTCGCGATGATATGGGACAATCGCTGTCTGAACCCCATCGCTGTTGTATCGGACAAATTTTATATGACTGCCCCGCTGACTCGCTATTGTGAATCCTGCCTTCTCCAGTTTACGTTTGACTTGACGATACGAGAGTGGTCTAAGCGGCACTGATTTTTGCCTCAAATCTCCGGATTACTGGTTTCAAACTCGGTTGAGGTGACTCGAAGTAAAGTTCCAATGCTTCTGTTAGATTGTCCAAAGCCGCTTCTTCACTTTCACCTTGACTTGCAATATCAACCTCTAAACATTGGGCAATAAACCAGTTATCTTCTCGCCAGATACTCGCTGTAAACGTTTGAGTTTTCATTTTTCGATTTTTCCTTTCTCCCAGTTCGTGGAACTTACAACGGCACGTGTACCTTCATACACATCGCTCGGTATTTCCGATGTATTGACTCACCAAAAGGCCTTTCCAGTCTATTCCCCACCGCGTAGGGGTAATAGATCTATAGAAAA
This portion of the Candidatus Poribacteria bacterium genome encodes:
- a CDS encoding 2'-5' RNA ligase family protein, with the translated sequence MPFVAELYFDPSTEKRIRDAWKALDEAGISDSMPKGGYRPHVSLGVCDHLETDSLAQELSIFAEGVTPFRLLFPNIGIFSTSEGVVYLGATVTAQLLNVHTAFHEIFKKHAKEQREYYTVGQWVPHCTLAFGLSEDQIVEAVTVCRQIDLPVSTDVKEMGLVKVLPTGCQALHVYNLKS
- a CDS encoding type II toxin-antitoxin system HicA family toxin — encoded protein: MPLRPLSYRQVKRKLEKAGFTIASQRGSHIKFVRYNSDGVQTAIVPYHREISVGLLRSILRQAGLTPNEFDKL
- a CDS encoding type II toxin-antitoxin system HicB family antitoxin; its protein translation is MKTQTFTASIWREDNWFIAQCLEVDIASQGESEEAALDNLTEALELYFESPQPSLKPVIRRFEAKISAA